DNA sequence from the Cyanobacteriota bacterium genome:
TTCCCTTGGCTCCGGGCTACTCTGATGAGTTTATCTATGCTTTCTTAGCCCAGGATTTAACAAAGCTGGAAACGCCGCCAGAGCGGGATGAAGACGAAGATCTTGAAGTGGTACTAATGACCCCCTCAGAGTTAGAAGCGGCAATCTTGGCAGGGGAGCCGATCGATGCCAAGTCAGTCACCAGTTTTTTCCTAGCTCGTCCACACCTGAACCTGTAGCCTCTTATAGGTTCTATAGCATCCACTCAAGCACGATCGCAGCTCGACTATCTTGGCGTTGGCGGGCATTTTGCTGTTGCAGATCTGCCGAAAGCCGCAGAGTAGATGTTAAGGCATAACCTGCTGAGAAGTTAAAAATCCCAATTTCCCGATCGCTGCCTGGTGCTAACCAACTCTGGGTCAGGCTAAAATCTGCCCCACCACCTCTAGAGAGCACAACCATCAGCCGTAGCCCAACATTTAGCCCATCGGTTGAGTAGAGTGGTGTGTCCACATGGCGATAGCCAACTACAGGCGAAACATTGATGTAACTGCCCAGTGGGCGCAGATAATAATGCAAATCGGCTCCCCAGCCTCGGCGCTGACCATCAAACGTAGTGTAATAATCGCCACTGACGGTAAACCCACTTCTGCCCAAGAACACATCCTCAATGCCAAGGTTGATCCCAAGCGCTTGATTTGTGGAGGGAAACTGACTATAGCCTAGGCGCAGACGTGTGCGAAAACTAGGCGAGTGGGTGATTTCTGAAGTAATATCGGGAACTTGTTGCAGCCAGCGTTGCAGCAGGGGACTTTGTTCGATCACTTCCGGACGCAGGTCGATCGCCCGTCCTGACGGAGGAGTAAGGGCAACCACTGACGAATGGGTCTCTAAGGTAAATGCCGTTAGGGACTGAGCTGGTAGGTGACCATGGGGAATGGTGCCGCCATCGGCAGCCAACATATGAGCTTTAGGTAAGACCTGCGGCTGCTGGAGCACATCAGAGGGGGATGGAGCAAACTGAACAGTTGTAGCCTCTATCGTGGGCATGGCGATCGCCTGGGCAGGTAGGGGCAACTTCTCTACTGGCATAGAAGCTTGGCTGGTTGGCTCAGAGGATGCGATGACTTCCGGAGTGGCAATCGCATACCAGGATGCTAGCTCTGTCATACAGTCCGTCGTAACAGCATGACGGCAGCTAGGAGATGCCTCCAGTGGTGCGGCCCAGGAAGAAGGAACTGTTCCCAAACTAGCAAGCATCCCGCTACCCAATGCAATGAGTCCATGATGCAGCCAAATCACCCATGGTATAGACAGGTGATGAGACCACTGACGACAATTGCCAAGTGGCCATCTATGATAGGATCCATCAAATTCAGCGATTCCCAACCATGGGACTAAGCTAGGGTTTATTGGCCTAAGACCATTGGCTGGAAACCGGGCATTTATTGTATCCCACATAGATGAGCGGCGTAACGGGCTGATTTGAGTTGGCTGCATATCCAGCATAATAGGGAAGAGATAACAATACCATTCAATTAGGAGCAAGGATGAGCAGTAACATTTCGGATATTGTCGTCAAAACCCCAACAGGCAGCGAAAAATCCTTAGGCGATTATGCAGGTAACGTGCTCCTGATTGTCAACGTCGCGTCTTACTGTGGCTATACCCCCCAGTACGCAGGGTTGCAAAGGTTGCACGAAACCTATGGGCCAAAGGGCTTAAAGGTGCTGGGGTTTCCCTGTAATGATTTTGGTGCCCAAGAACCTGGATCTAACGAAGAAATTGCCCAATTCTGCACCCGCAATTACGGCGTGACCTTTGAGCTATTTGACAAAGTACATGCGATCGGAGCACAACAGCATCCACTATATGCAAGGCTAACGACTGCGGTCACCCCTGCGGGAGATGTTTCCTGGAACTTTGAAAAATTTCTGATTAATAAACAAGGCGGTATTGTTGCGCGCTATCGCAGTAGTGTCAAG
Encoded proteins:
- a CDS encoding glutathione peroxidase, whose protein sequence is MSSNISDIVVKTPTGSEKSLGDYAGNVLLIVNVASYCGYTPQYAGLQRLHETYGPKGLKVLGFPCNDFGAQEPGSNEEIAQFCTRNYGVTFELFDKVHAIGAQQHPLYARLTTAVTPAGDVSWNFEKFLINKQGGIVARYRSSVKPDDPDLVAAIERELAA